Proteins from a genomic interval of Clostridium scatologenes:
- the speD gene encoding adenosylmethionine decarboxylase: MNELGRHILAEIYGCSSESLNNKEFIEKVMVDSALKAGAEVREVAFHKFSPQGVSGVVIISESHLTIHTWPELGYAAVDVFTCGDKVNPWDACNYMTEKLNAKNMTATEVKRGIFEQPVSVKASNI; the protein is encoded by the coding sequence ATGAATGAATTAGGACGTCATATTTTAGCAGAAATTTATGGGTGTAGTTCCGAAAGCTTAAATAATAAAGAATTTATTGAAAAAGTAATGGTGGATTCTGCATTAAAGGCAGGTGCAGAGGTGAGAGAAGTTGCTTTCCATAAGTTTAGTCCTCAAGGTGTTAGTGGGGTTGTTATAATATCAGAATCTCATTTGACAATACACACTTGGCCAGAGCTTGGATACGCCGCTGTTGACGTATTTACTTGTGGTGATAAAGTAAATCCATGGGATGCATGTAATTATATGACTGAAAAATTAAATGCAAAGAATATGACCGCTACTGAGGTAAAGCGAGGAATATTTGAACAACCTGTGTCAGTTAAAGCGTCAAATATATAA
- a CDS encoding CotS family spore coat protein codes for MENNDIAIENNMPKKEKNMVNAVLEKYDFEVINYSKVRSAYKIETNNGNVCLKRINHGKYKPHNGSFLVDALSDKGFFNTAKYYKTKTQDKYVKYKDILFYATEWIDGEECDLSNIEEAMICVKLLAQYHKAANGIDTTQLKIRNNLKNWPKIFKDNLRDLEKFERIVKNKRIKTKFDSMYCSCLDNIYNRAMISLNFLNTSDYYKLSRQAEKNKTICHDSFYYQNIIKKNDQYYIIDLDSIIIDLHINDLGKFIRRLMFKSSYEWSFEKAKTLIQAYNEVNKLEKSELEVMLALIVFPHKFWKLGKKRYIKYKNWDENKYIHKLNRLIKYNDMQNKFLEEYLDYIESYS; via the coding sequence ATGGAGAATAATGATATTGCCATTGAAAATAACATGCCAAAAAAAGAAAAAAACATGGTAAATGCAGTGCTTGAAAAATATGATTTTGAAGTTATAAATTATTCTAAGGTAAGAAGTGCATATAAAATAGAAACCAATAATGGAAACGTTTGTCTGAAGAGAATAAATCATGGAAAATATAAACCTCATAATGGAAGTTTTTTGGTAGATGCTCTTTCAGATAAGGGTTTTTTTAATACAGCTAAATATTATAAGACTAAAACTCAAGATAAATATGTTAAGTATAAAGATATACTTTTTTATGCTACAGAATGGATAGATGGAGAAGAATGTGATTTAAGTAATATAGAAGAAGCTATGATATGTGTAAAACTATTAGCTCAATATCACAAAGCAGCAAATGGTATAGATACTACTCAACTTAAAATACGCAATAATTTAAAAAATTGGCCCAAAATTTTTAAAGATAATCTGAGAGATTTGGAAAAATTCGAAAGAATTGTGAAAAATAAAAGGATAAAAACTAAATTTGATTCAATGTATTGTAGCTGCCTAGATAATATATATAATAGAGCAATGATATCCTTAAATTTTTTAAATACTTCAGATTACTACAAGTTATCTAGACAAGCAGAAAAAAACAAAACTATATGTCATGACAGCTTTTATTATCAAAATATAATAAAAAAGAATGATCAATATTATATAATAGATTTAGATAGTATTATTATAGATCTTCATATTAATGATTTAGGCAAATTTATAAGAAGGTTGATGTTCAAAAGTTCTTATGAATGGAGTTTTGAAAAGGCAAAAACTTTAATACAAGCTTATAATGAAGTTAATAAATTAGAAAAAAGCGAGTTAGAAGTAATGCTTGCTTTAATAGTTTTTCCACATAAGTTTTGGAAGCTTGGTAAAAAAAGATATATCAAATATAAAAATTGGGATGAAAACAAATATATTCACAAATTAAACAGACTTATAAAATATAATGATATGCAGAATAAATTTTTAGAAGAATATTTAGATTATATTGAAAGTTACTCTTAA
- a CDS encoding GNAT family N-acetyltransferase codes for MFQCVRLNKKNLDIFKKLNTSNSSFNSLNKDFFEAYDKCNFASQMFLKRKVKLLKKQDDYIGYIWFEMEDKNNCNINSLNVPKIHSHLPYKFLIDILKPNCTISYLCENNNYNFEVLQNIGFHKKDGTLILLYCIEEHIPLMQKEGLEFQIFRLGVDEKLRCDIQNKIFKDDSRIPLTLEDIYIDEMQNYYVQNGSIFLKRNEEYIGYGQIILEDDIPVIVNFGIIEEYRGYGYSKILIRYLFNIIKCNNFTKVKIKVKSSNEIALNLYKSLGFKIVGQIYKWQLKK; via the coding sequence ATGTTTCAATGTGTAAGGCTAAATAAAAAGAATCTCGATATTTTCAAAAAACTAAATACAAGTAATTCTAGTTTCAATTCTTTAAACAAAGATTTCTTTGAGGCTTATGATAAATGTAATTTTGCTAGCCAAATGTTTTTAAAACGAAAAGTTAAATTACTAAAAAAACAAGATGATTATATAGGATACATTTGGTTTGAAATGGAAGATAAAAATAATTGTAATATAAATTCTTTAAATGTACCTAAAATACATAGTCATTTGCCCTACAAGTTTTTAATAGATATTTTAAAGCCCAATTGTACTATTTCATATTTATGTGAAAATAACAATTATAATTTTGAAGTTTTGCAGAATATAGGTTTTCATAAAAAGGATGGAACTTTAATACTTTTATACTGTATTGAAGAACATATACCATTAATGCAAAAAGAAGGCTTAGAATTTCAAATTTTTAGATTAGGTGTTGACGAAAAACTAAGATGCGATATACAAAATAAAATATTTAAAGATGATTCTAGAATCCCTTTAACATTAGAAGATATATATATTGATGAGATGCAGAATTATTACGTTCAGAATGGCTCTATATTCTTAAAAAGAAACGAAGAGTATATTGGGTATGGTCAAATAATATTAGAGGATGACATACCCGTTATAGTGAATTTTGGTATAATTGAAGAGTATAGAGGATATGGATATAGTAAGATACTGATTAGATATCTTTTTAATATAATTAAATGCAATAATTTTACTAAAGTAAAAATAAAAGTGAAATCTTCAAATGAAATAGCATTAAATTTATATAAAAGTTTAGGTTTTAAAATAGTAGGACAAATATATAAATGGCAATTAAAAAAATAA
- a CDS encoding bifunctional 4-hydroxy-3-methylbut-2-enyl diphosphate reductase/30S ribosomal protein S1: MKIVLADEAGFCFGVKRAVEEAENVQKKYNKKVFTLGPLIHNSDVVNYLKEKNIYPIELDNIHDLNEDDIVIIRSHGVPKKTIELLKSKSLNIVDATCPYVANIHKKVYEYYKLGYSILIVGDKNHPEVIGINGWCDNKAIISKNGSDFKNLPSKICVVSQTTEKQENWERALSIVVKNCKEIVAFNTICSATELRQNSAEKLSKKVDFMVVLGGRNSSNTTKLYEICKNNCSNTIHVENSGEIPDDIINSKINTVGVTAGASTPHWIIKEAISKMCEGKNLEMSEQLAYMEQNDRQIIVGQVITGTVITVNEKEAFLNIGYKSDGLLPKSEVTKDDNLNLSDLIQVGNKLEVKVIRRKNEDGYVVLSKIELQRESAFKEVKEASENKNSLKVLVKDAVKGGLVAAYKGIRIFIPASHVELFHVNDLSVYIGKELEVNIIEFKEERKGRRIVASRRDLLKSEKEVKEEETWSSLEKDTIVEGEVKRLTDFGAFVDVQGVDGLLHVSEISWGRVEKPEDSLKIGTKVKVYILDIDKEKKKLSLSIKKTIEDPWTNVDIKYPVGNIVLGKIVRFANFGAFVELEPGVDALVHISQISHKRINKPEDALKIGEEIKAKILEVNRENKKIGLSIKEVDEI, translated from the coding sequence ATGAAAATTGTTTTAGCAGATGAAGCTGGTTTCTGCTTTGGAGTAAAAAGAGCAGTGGAAGAGGCTGAAAATGTACAAAAAAAGTATAATAAAAAAGTTTTTACTTTAGGACCTTTAATTCATAATAGCGATGTAGTAAATTACTTGAAGGAGAAAAATATATATCCAATAGAATTAGATAATATACATGATTTAAATGAAGACGATATAGTTATAATAAGGTCTCATGGCGTTCCCAAAAAAACTATAGAACTGCTAAAAAGCAAGTCTTTAAACATAGTTGATGCTACATGTCCTTATGTAGCAAATATACATAAAAAAGTGTATGAATATTATAAACTAGGTTATTCCATACTTATTGTAGGTGATAAAAATCATCCAGAAGTTATAGGTATTAATGGATGGTGTGATAATAAAGCAATTATATCTAAAAATGGCTCAGATTTTAAAAATTTGCCAAGTAAAATTTGTGTTGTTTCACAAACTACTGAAAAGCAGGAAAATTGGGAAAGAGCTTTAAGTATAGTAGTAAAGAATTGCAAAGAAATTGTTGCGTTTAACACTATATGTAGTGCCACTGAACTAAGACAAAATTCTGCTGAAAAACTTTCTAAAAAAGTAGATTTTATGGTGGTTCTTGGTGGACGAAATAGTTCTAATACTACTAAGCTTTATGAAATATGTAAAAATAACTGCTCAAATACTATTCATGTTGAAAATTCAGGAGAAATACCTGATGATATAATTAATTCTAAAATAAATACTGTAGGTGTTACAGCAGGTGCTTCAACACCTCACTGGATAATAAAGGAGGCAATTTCAAAAATGTGCGAAGGGAAAAATCTAGAAATGAGTGAGCAGCTAGCTTACATGGAACAAAATGATAGACAAATAATAGTAGGTCAAGTAATTACGGGCACTGTAATTACAGTAAATGAAAAAGAAGCATTTCTAAATATAGGTTATAAATCAGATGGTTTACTTCCTAAATCAGAAGTAACAAAGGATGATAATTTAAATTTATCAGATTTAATTCAAGTTGGGAATAAATTAGAAGTTAAAGTTATAAGAAGAAAAAATGAGGATGGTTATGTAGTCTTATCTAAAATAGAGCTTCAAAGAGAAAGTGCTTTTAAAGAAGTTAAAGAAGCAAGTGAAAATAAAAATTCGTTAAAAGTGTTAGTTAAAGATGCAGTAAAGGGAGGATTAGTTGCAGCTTATAAAGGTATAAGAATATTTATACCTGCATCGCACGTAGAGCTTTTTCATGTAAATGATCTTTCTGTATATATAGGTAAAGAACTAGAAGTAAATATAATAGAATTTAAAGAAGAAAGAAAAGGAAGAAGAATAGTAGCTTCACGAAGAGATTTATTAAAATCTGAAAAAGAAGTTAAAGAAGAGGAAACTTGGAGTTCATTAGAAAAGGATACAATTGTAGAAGGTGAAGTTAAGAGATTAACTGATTTTGGTGCCTTTGTAGATGTACAAGGAGTTGATGGACTTCTTCATGTATCAGAAATATCTTGGGGAAGGGTGGAAAAACCTGAAGATTCACTTAAAATAGGAACGAAAGTAAAAGTTTATATACTTGATATAGATAAGGAAAAGAAAAAACTTTCTTTATCCATTAAAAAAACTATAGAAGATCCTTGGACTAATGTAGATATTAAATATCCTGTAGGAAACATAGTTCTTGGAAAGATAGTTCGTTTTGCCAATTTCGGTGCTTTTGTTGAATTGGAACCAGGTGTAGATGCGTTAGTTCATATATCTCAAATAAGTCATAAGAGAATAAATAAGCCTGAAGATGCCTTAAAAATAGGTGAAGAGATAAAGGCAAAAATATTAGAAGTAAATAGAGAAAATAAAAAGATAGGATTAAGCATTAAAGAGGTCGATGAAATTTAA